In a single window of the Gossypium hirsutum isolate 1008001.06 chromosome A13, Gossypium_hirsutum_v2.1, whole genome shotgun sequence genome:
- the LOC107893821 gene encoding uncharacterized protein isoform X5: protein MGDSEAVVADSSAMMDYTSAAYNSAGSGAYSSQATGYPTAPGGHPNSAGQEGQSSAMYDGNATTVENGNAFDNLGGDSTAPEFVDGSAPTMSAEEERLWSILRANSLDFNAWTALIEETEKVAENNILKMRKVYDAFLAEFPLCYGYCTTKQVFSGV, encoded by the exons ATGGGAGATAGTGAAGCAGTAGTTGCCGACTCATCAGCAATGATGGATTATACTTCAGCAGCTTATAATTCTGCTGGTTCTGGCGCTTACTCCTCCCAGGCTACTGGATATCCTACTGCTCCTGGTGGTCACCCAAATTCTGCTGGTCAAGAAGGTCAAAGCAGTGCAATGTATGACG GAAATGCAACCACAGTTGAGAATGGAAATGCTTTTGATAATTTAGGTGGAGATTCTACTGCACCAGAGTTTGTGGATGGTTCTG CACCAACCATGTCTGCTGAAGAAGAACGTTTATGGAGTATTTTGAGAGCCAATTCATTGGATTTTAATGCTTGGACTGCATTGATAGAGGAAACAGAGAAGGTTGCAGAG AACAATATACTAAAAATGCGGAAGGTTTATGATGCTTTCTTGGCTGAGTTTCCTTTGTGTTATGGTTATTGCACtacaaaacaggtttttagcggtgtttga
- the LOC107893821 gene encoding uncharacterized protein isoform X7, with amino-acid sequence MGDSEAVVADSSAMMDYTSAAYNSAGSGAYSSQATGYPTAPGGHPNSAGQEGQSSAMYDGNATTVENGNAFDNLGGDSTAPEFVDGSAPTMSAEEERLWSILRANSLDFNAWTALIEETEKVAEREQKLQNSNRDAISHVLFKSVICCLANI; translated from the exons ATGGGAGATAGTGAAGCAGTAGTTGCCGACTCATCAGCAATGATGGATTATACTTCAGCAGCTTATAATTCTGCTGGTTCTGGCGCTTACTCCTCCCAGGCTACTGGATATCCTACTGCTCCTGGTGGTCACCCAAATTCTGCTGGTCAAGAAGGTCAAAGCAGTGCAATGTATGACG GAAATGCAACCACAGTTGAGAATGGAAATGCTTTTGATAATTTAGGTGGAGATTCTACTGCACCAGAGTTTGTGGATGGTTCTG CACCAACCATGTCTGCTGAAGAAGAACGTTTATGGAGTATTTTGAGAGCCAATTCATTGGATTTTAATGCTTGGACTGCATTGATAGAGGAAACAGAGAAGGTTGCAGAG AGAGAGCAAAAATTGCAGAATAGCAACCGTGATGCCATATCGCATGTGCTGTTTAAATCAGTGATATGTTGCCTAGctaatatctaa
- the LOC107893821 gene encoding uncharacterized protein isoform X1 produces MGDSEAVVADSSAMMDYTSAAYNSAGSGAYSSQATGYPTAPGGHPNSAGQEGQSSAMYDGKPAGGSTDETAVAVGNTAADASKAAACNYPLNGNVVNAAGNATTVENGNAFDNLGGDSTAPEFVDGSAPTMSAEEERLWSILRANSLDFNAWTALIEETEKVAENNILKMRKVYDAFLAEFPLCYGYCTTKQVFSGV; encoded by the exons ATGGGAGATAGTGAAGCAGTAGTTGCCGACTCATCAGCAATGATGGATTATACTTCAGCAGCTTATAATTCTGCTGGTTCTGGCGCTTACTCCTCCCAGGCTACTGGATATCCTACTGCTCCTGGTGGTCACCCAAATTCTGCTGGTCAAGAAGGTCAAAGCAGTGCAATGTATGACGGTAAGCCAGCTGGTGGATCAACAGATGAGACTGCTGTTGCAGTTGGAAATACTGCAGCAGATGCATCAAAAGCTGCTGCTTGTAATTATCCTCTAAATGGAAATGTTGTTAATGCAGCAGGAAATGCAACCACAGTTGAGAATGGAAATGCTTTTGATAATTTAGGTGGAGATTCTACTGCACCAGAGTTTGTGGATGGTTCTG CACCAACCATGTCTGCTGAAGAAGAACGTTTATGGAGTATTTTGAGAGCCAATTCATTGGATTTTAATGCTTGGACTGCATTGATAGAGGAAACAGAGAAGGTTGCAGAG AACAATATACTAAAAATGCGGAAGGTTTATGATGCTTTCTTGGCTGAGTTTCCTTTGTGTTATGGTTATTGCACtacaaaacaggtttttagcggtgtttga
- the LOC107893821 gene encoding uncharacterized protein isoform X2, translated as MGDSEAVVADSSAMMDYTSAAYNSAGSGAYSSQATGYPTAPGGHPNSAGQEGQSSAMYDGKPAGGSTDETAVAVGNTAADASKAAACNYPLNGNVVNAAGNATTVENGNAFDNLGGDSTAPEFVDGSAPTMSAEEERLWSILRANSLDFNAWTALIEETEKVAEREQKLQNSNRDAISHVLFKSVICCLANI; from the exons ATGGGAGATAGTGAAGCAGTAGTTGCCGACTCATCAGCAATGATGGATTATACTTCAGCAGCTTATAATTCTGCTGGTTCTGGCGCTTACTCCTCCCAGGCTACTGGATATCCTACTGCTCCTGGTGGTCACCCAAATTCTGCTGGTCAAGAAGGTCAAAGCAGTGCAATGTATGACGGTAAGCCAGCTGGTGGATCAACAGATGAGACTGCTGTTGCAGTTGGAAATACTGCAGCAGATGCATCAAAAGCTGCTGCTTGTAATTATCCTCTAAATGGAAATGTTGTTAATGCAGCAGGAAATGCAACCACAGTTGAGAATGGAAATGCTTTTGATAATTTAGGTGGAGATTCTACTGCACCAGAGTTTGTGGATGGTTCTG CACCAACCATGTCTGCTGAAGAAGAACGTTTATGGAGTATTTTGAGAGCCAATTCATTGGATTTTAATGCTTGGACTGCATTGATAGAGGAAACAGAGAAGGTTGCAGAG AGAGAGCAAAAATTGCAGAATAGCAACCGTGATGCCATATCGCATGTGCTGTTTAAATCAGTGATATGTTGCCTAGctaatatctaa
- the LOC107893821 gene encoding pre-mRNA-processing factor 39 isoform X4: MGDSEAVVADSSAMMDYTSAAYNSAGSGAYSSQATGYPTAPGGHPNSAGQEGQSSAMYDAGNATTVENGNAFDNLGGDSTAPEFVDGSAPTMSAEEERLWSILRANSLDFNAWTALIEETEKVAENNILKMRKVYDAFLAEFPLCYGYCTTKQVFSGV, from the exons ATGGGAGATAGTGAAGCAGTAGTTGCCGACTCATCAGCAATGATGGATTATACTTCAGCAGCTTATAATTCTGCTGGTTCTGGCGCTTACTCCTCCCAGGCTACTGGATATCCTACTGCTCCTGGTGGTCACCCAAATTCTGCTGGTCAAGAAGGTCAAAGCAGTGCAATGTATGACG CAGGAAATGCAACCACAGTTGAGAATGGAAATGCTTTTGATAATTTAGGTGGAGATTCTACTGCACCAGAGTTTGTGGATGGTTCTG CACCAACCATGTCTGCTGAAGAAGAACGTTTATGGAGTATTTTGAGAGCCAATTCATTGGATTTTAATGCTTGGACTGCATTGATAGAGGAAACAGAGAAGGTTGCAGAG AACAATATACTAAAAATGCGGAAGGTTTATGATGCTTTCTTGGCTGAGTTTCCTTTGTGTTATGGTTATTGCACtacaaaacaggtttttagcggtgtttga
- the LOC107893821 gene encoding uncharacterized protein isoform X3: protein MGDSEAVVADSSAMMDYTSAAYNSAGSGAYSSQATGYPTAPGGHPNSAGQEGQSSAMYDGKPAGGSTDETAVAVGNTAADASKAAACNYPLNGNVVNAAGNATTVENGNAFDNLGGDSTAPEFVDGSAPTMSAEEERLWSILRANSLDFNAWTALIEETEKVAELFYVLTGGKWNKKNQLH from the exons ATGGGAGATAGTGAAGCAGTAGTTGCCGACTCATCAGCAATGATGGATTATACTTCAGCAGCTTATAATTCTGCTGGTTCTGGCGCTTACTCCTCCCAGGCTACTGGATATCCTACTGCTCCTGGTGGTCACCCAAATTCTGCTGGTCAAGAAGGTCAAAGCAGTGCAATGTATGACGGTAAGCCAGCTGGTGGATCAACAGATGAGACTGCTGTTGCAGTTGGAAATACTGCAGCAGATGCATCAAAAGCTGCTGCTTGTAATTATCCTCTAAATGGAAATGTTGTTAATGCAGCAGGAAATGCAACCACAGTTGAGAATGGAAATGCTTTTGATAATTTAGGTGGAGATTCTACTGCACCAGAGTTTGTGGATGGTTCTG CACCAACCATGTCTGCTGAAGAAGAACGTTTATGGAGTATTTTGAGAGCCAATTCATTGGATTTTAATGCTTGGACTGCATTGATAGAGGAAACAGAGAAGGTTGCAGAG CTCTTTTATGTTTTGACTGGTGGCAAATGGAACAAGAAAAATCAACTACACTAG
- the LOC107893821 gene encoding uncharacterized protein isoform X6: MGDSEAVVADSSAMMDYTSAAYNSAGSGAYSSQATGYPTAPGGHPNSAGQEGQSSAMYDAGNATTVENGNAFDNLGGDSTAPEFVDGSAPTMSAEEERLWSILRANSLDFNAWTALIEETEKVAEREQKLQNSNRDAISHVLFKSVICCLANI; this comes from the exons ATGGGAGATAGTGAAGCAGTAGTTGCCGACTCATCAGCAATGATGGATTATACTTCAGCAGCTTATAATTCTGCTGGTTCTGGCGCTTACTCCTCCCAGGCTACTGGATATCCTACTGCTCCTGGTGGTCACCCAAATTCTGCTGGTCAAGAAGGTCAAAGCAGTGCAATGTATGACG CAGGAAATGCAACCACAGTTGAGAATGGAAATGCTTTTGATAATTTAGGTGGAGATTCTACTGCACCAGAGTTTGTGGATGGTTCTG CACCAACCATGTCTGCTGAAGAAGAACGTTTATGGAGTATTTTGAGAGCCAATTCATTGGATTTTAATGCTTGGACTGCATTGATAGAGGAAACAGAGAAGGTTGCAGAG AGAGAGCAAAAATTGCAGAATAGCAACCGTGATGCCATATCGCATGTGCTGTTTAAATCAGTGATATGTTGCCTAGctaatatctaa